From the genome of Bos mutus isolate GX-2022 chromosome 2, NWIPB_WYAK_1.1, whole genome shotgun sequence:
AATCTAGCCAATGTTTATGCACCAGATTATTCCCAAGCCCTAAAATTACATCtatgcaaaagaaggaagagtTGCCTTATGAGATCTAGGTAGAAAGACTTTTCAGCCACGTCGTTTTAAACTCTAGGTGTTAAAAAACTGGTTTGCTTGATCTGAAAGGTCATGTTAAGCAACCACTGGTTTAATGGAATCTCTAAATATTTGCCATGGATGACCTAACATTCTTTTTGGAAATCAGAATGGCTAAATGCACAAAAATTGACTTAGATGAGGCAAGATGCATACAGACTGGCTGATGAATGGGTGCAAATACTACTTAATAGCAAGGATGGGGGCTAAAATAGCTCACAGCTGGAGGACCTTTAGGATCAAAGAGTGACTAAAAAGTGTTCCATGCTCCTTTGTGGTCAAAGGAAGTAGGGAGTTAGGCTTGATTGCTGTCCTGTCCATGGGAGGATGACTTCCATTCCTTATTGACACATAAATGAGCAGGAGGTAGACAAGCTCACAAGTCATCTGCAGGAATCCTGAAGGACAGTAGCATCATGCTCATTTCCTCTGCACAAACAAAAGATTTTGAGAACTGACAGGAACTGAGGTTTATCCCTTATAATGCTATTAACTATGCTTgctctttgcttttaaattttcttgtaaAAACACAGATTAGTCAAGAATTGACTCAGGAAAGCAAAAAGCACGAGTTAATATTGACACTGATTATATAAAGTTGAAAACATTCAATTTATAACTGACAGATCACATAAATAAGTATAAATGGCTGTGTTtatagaaataaactaaaaaaactaGAAGTAAATATATCAGTGCCAGCATATAATCAGTATtggctttttcattcttttttcattcagaaaaatCACATTTCAGAAGAAATAAAGCCATGGAGCTTTTAAGTGACCGAAATAGGCTTTGAATCCATTTCTATCTGATTCAAAACCTGCGGAGGACAGAAAAAGTAATTAAGGGATTCAAATTGGTGTCTCCATCAATCCCCTATTCCTCGGAGACCGTGCAAACAGAAGCAGCAGCTTAATTTACAGCAAGTGGCCAGAGGGCTCTGTATTTGAGTCACTACCCACATTTGATCATTTGAGACCCAGTTGAAACCTCATCGCTAAACACTTTTGCGAATCTTAACTGCTGAATTCATGAGAGGTGGAGAGGTTACTCCTAGAGAAATAAACCAACCTGCTTCGCTCCTTCTGAGAACTCTGTGATGCTGAACTCTTGGTCGAAATAGGCCCAGATAAGGAAGGAGTAAATTCGAGTCCGAACCCAGTTGATGGGGTTGGAGAACCCCAGAATGATCATTTTGGTTTTCTGACGCTGCTGCGGTTGCTCCTCGGTGCTGTAGGTTCGCCGGGGGCAAGAAGGGAAAGTGGGGAGGGTTGAGGCGACTTCCAGGGGGCTGAGCAAGGGACGCTGAGGACCCCGAGCAGACAGGGCCAAGGCCGCGGAGGCCCAAGAGACTCGAGGAAATGGGGCTGCTCCCGAGCCGAGGCGGCGGCGGCATAAGTAGCAAAGTCCAGACAATGGGCGCTTCACCTCGGCCGAACTGAGAGTCCGGAGCCGGGCGGCCCAGCCCGGTAGAGGCCGAGAAAGTAGCAAGCGCGGTAAAAGACGGACGGCCAGCGCCATTTTTGTGACCTTTGTGCTTGCCTGTGCATCATGGAAAGTAAGTCGGTGTGAAACCACCTCAGCGAGGTTCGGAGAAGGAGACTGGAGAGTCGAGTTGGCCTGTTGCTGCCACCTCTAGTGAATTCGCCCCTTCTCTGCTCTCCATCATACACCTGTTGGCCCCGAGCCCCACACTAGGAACTGGCAGTTCTCGCGACTCAGCCTGCCTCCCGGACCTTTTCTCTCCGGGTCCTGTTTCCGGGCGAATCGCGCGCTGAGGAACGTGTTAGTGCAGAGGGTCCCGGGACTTGGAAGAGGATTGGCGTGAACAACCATGGCCGGGCACGGCTTCCCAGTACCCCGATTCGAGGGCGTTTCGCAGGAGCAGTTCATAGAGCACCTGTATCCGCAGGTGAGGCCCTCTCGCGGGGCGGAACCACGGGGTGTCGGTGGATACCCGTTCCTACCAGTTGAGCTGCTCCGAACTGGTTTCTTGGTATCCAGGTTGTGGCGAGAAGGTTGTCAGTTGAAAGTGGCTGGTTGGCCCTGCGGCCAAGGGAGCACGTGGGGTATGTTGACGGTCTCACCTATTAAATTTTTCGGCGAGTACCCTTCCACGTTTCTGGGAAGCAGTTGGACGTCAGAGCGCTGACTACGAGAAATATTTTGCTTAATAAGCCCAGCTAGCTGCCTTGGGGGAGTTCGATCAAGGAGTCTAATACCATTACCATGGCACCCTAGGGAAAtactcccccgccccccactccccctccccccctcccactcccctcccccgcctcccccaggTCTTCAAGTCTTTCGTCGAATTTCTTATAGTCTAGGGGCAGTTTCGCGCCCCATCtccgacccccaccccccagtagCTTGAATGGCGCCAGTTATTCTTCACGAATTACTGGATTTGAAGGAGCAGTTTTTCACTGCACTGATCCAAAAAGGGAAGCAATGGGAATCCCACGAGAAACTTCCACTGGATTCTAACTAACATGGGTTGTAGATCAGACGTTCGATTGTTTTGTATCTGTAATTCGAACCTTagttctttaaaacaaaactcagaaaaatgtTAATGGGGGAGAAACTTTTTACTTGCAGTGCTTTTGCAAGGGAATCTAGGCATCAGAAAAACTGAGAATAAAGAGAggaacagatattaaaaaaaaaaaacaaaaccataagaTTACAGTTAGCCTGCTCATGATAAAGAACCCCCTCCCCCAGTAATTTTACTTGATATTTATATCTCTGAGGATGGTTATAGAGCTACAGTTCTGAGTGTTAAAAAAGTCAGGGATGAAGTTTTCATTTAGGAATTAGAAACCTATGGGGAGGATTCAAGTCTGCAGCAGCAGTAGGCTCGATGGGTGGTTGTCTTTCCCCACCACGGAACACATTAGTGTATAGATGCCTTCAGGACAGAATTGTGACCATCAAATAATATATGAATGTGGAAATGCTTTATAAGACGGCTAGCTAGCAAAAAGTGTTTTGTAATTTAGCCTTCCTAGACAAGACATACTGTTacaaagaaagcatcactaaacaTTGTAAAGTGGAAAATTGCAAATAACACTGATCACGGtgtaataaaactagaaatcaataactaaTTTGCAAAACAAGACTTTTCTAATTAAGAAACTCCTAAGAAAAGCTGTTAAGGGATATAGTcctatcagatttttaaaaatgttttaataaccAACAGTGTGGTACAGTTGCATGGATAGACAGACCAGATGAATAGAGAAGAAAGTCTGagtgactttatatatatatctccagaGTCTGGATAAATTTTCATTCATATAGAAATTTAGCGTGTGATGAACATGACATTAAATCACTAGGGCAAAGatgaacttttaaataaatggtgCTTGGACAACTGGATAGTCACAGTCATTTATAAGATGATAAAATTAGATTTATATCTGACACCGTACACAAAAGTAATCTCCAAAAGGATCAGAGatctaaataaaaaaagaaattacataagTACTAGAGGAAAGCATGGATAAATTTCTTTGTAATCTAGGTCTATGGAAGGGTTTCCTTATGACTCAAGTGTagtaaaagaacattaaaatttgAGTACATCAAATTCAAACTGGGAGGGAaatattacaatatatattttattaaatgtcaGCGAAAGCACATGTatgtaaagaacttttaaaaattaatgaggaaGCAGgcaaaaatctgattaaaaagtGAACAGTtgacagaaagataaaaatggcctctaaacacatgaaaagacattcaGCTTTACTcataagagaatttaaaaaatagataccaTTTATGTATCATATTGGCAAAAATCAAAAGGCTTTAATAATACACTCTTTGTGAGTCTGTGAGGAAACTGGCACTCACATTTTATGCCAagtcctttcatgcattggagaaggaaatggcaacccactccagtgttcttgcctggagaatcccgggggtggtggagcctgatgggctgccgtctatggggtcgcacagagtcggacacgactgaagggacttagcagcagtagcagcagtacaaGCCTAATGGAGGGGAATTTGGCATATCTAACAAAGTTGTTGATATGTTtactttttgaactgtggtgttggagaagactcttgagagtcccttggactgcaaggagatccagccagtccattctgaaggagatcagccctgggatttctttggagggaatgatgctaaagctgaaactccagtactttggccacctcatgcgaagagttgactcattcgaaaagactgatgctgggaaggattgggggcaggaggagaaggggacgacagaggatgagatggctggatggcatcactgacttgatggacgtgagtctgagtgaactccgggagttggtgatggacagggaggcctggcgtgcttcgattcatggtgtcgagaagagtcggacatgactgagcgactgaactgaactgaactgagttcctcTTCAGGAGTTTACTTTGGGGATGTACttcaacagaatgaaaatatcTAGTATTTATTATGTTTGAGAATGATTACAAATAACCTAAAAAACCTACTATAGGAGACAGATTAAATTTTCCATTTACACTATAGTGTGCTAAGTTGTAAAAGAACAATGAGAAAATCTAAACTGATAGCAGTGATTTTCaggatataattttaaattaaaaagaaaaaattacaaaagataatttataaataattttgtataaaaaagtaaggaaatttaTATGGTTTTTGATCACTTTGCAAAAAAGAAACATGGGGATGATAAGCCAGATGTTAATGAGACTGGTTATCTATAGGGGTTGAGTGATTACAACATGGGTGAGTATAGATGCAGTGaccttttttatataattttgactTTGGAGATCACGTTAATGttttatattctgaaataatagtaataataaaattaacatggataaggaataattttaaaaaagccaaactctagtatagaatattaaaaataacaagtgaACCTAATTAAGGGAGAGAGGAGAAGTAACCTAAGTCACTTTTGAACACAGTACTTTGATTATGAATTTGGAatgtgttagttgcccagtcatgtccaactctgcaaccccagggactggagcctgccaggctcctctttggaatttcccaggcaagaatactggagtgcattgccatttccttctccaggggatcttcctgacccagggatcaaacatgggtctcttgcattgcaggtagacactttaccatctgagccaccagggaagcccatactttgATTGTATGGCagtctaaaaacaaaaagaactataAACAATGCTGAATTCTAGTTTGTATACTTTTTTACAGTGGTATAACTTAGCAGTTGTAGAGGTACTTAGTGTGAATTCTGGGATTGTGCAACTGATTAAACATTGAAGATGATTGGaaccaggtttctcaggaagacaGCAGGTAGTTTACAAATATATGAAcaagaaattttgaaataaatgttgtGGTATAAGTTTGGAATTAGGTAACCATATTGGAAGTATCATGATTCATCATATATCCgttaagactgtgtgtgtgtgtgtgtgtatagtacatattgagagagagaaatataaccATATGCATATGTAGTGTGTGGGAGGAGGTGTATattggggggggggtggagggAGTGAGTATATACACACCTTCATGTGTTTCCTAGCTCTGGTCCCTGAGAAGGCCTATATGTAATGACACATCAATAGTCATGAACACATTCAGCACCCAGATCATTGTTTCTAAACAGCATTCCCCACTAGAAGAAACCAGAGCTACTTGAAGAAATAACTGTAGGGCTGGGACAGAGAGGTAAAAGAATACTGGATTATAAAGTAAGACTTGCTCAGGCAGAAAGTCATAAGAGTCAGCTTGAAGGTATTCTTACTGGCCAACTCTGGGATAACTTGAGCTTCAAAATTATATCAGTGGATTAtaactcaatggaaaaaaaaagaatgaatggagAAGTTAGAGCTAATTCTTACATTAGAATACTAACTAGTACGTGtagaaggtgattttttttttaatcacggTTTCTGCACTCAGCAATACTGAGTGGTACATTCTTTGCAGAAACGCATAAGCTGAATCTAATCATGGAGAAGCATCATGTAAATTCCTATTGAAGGACATTCTGTAAGATAACTAGCCTGTGCTCTTCAAAAAATGTCCAGGTCATAGAAGaacaagtctgagaaactgttccagattaaaagaggtgtcggaggaggcaatggcagcccactccagtactcttgcctggaaaatcccatgggtggaggagcctggtaggctgcagtccatggggtcgcacagagtcggacacgactgagggacttcactttcacttttcactttcatgcattggagaaggaaatggcaacccactctagtgttcttgcctggagaatcccagggaccggggagcctggtgggctgtcgtctatggggtcgcacagagttggacacgactgaagcgacttagcagcaggaattAAATGCAGTGTGGAATCTCAGAAGTTGGGAAAAAATACAGAGACAATTAGCAAAATTTGGATACAAGCTGGATTAGATAAAAGTATTGTAGctgttaaatataattttgataaTTATTCTGTGGTTATACAAAAGAATGTCTTTGTTCTCAGAAAATATGCTCAAGTTTTAGAGATAAAGGAGCATGATAGAGACAGTTTGGAAAACTACTCTGAAATagtttagaaaaaattaaattatttttaatatgtctcCATACACACATTGCAAGAGTGAGAGCAGATGGTAAAGTAAGTGGGGCAAAGTGTTAAATTAGCAACTCGTGACTCAGAGTAAATGGTATATGGGAGTTCTTTGTAATGTTCTTGTAACTTTTCCATAAGTTTAGAATGGTTATCAAAGTAAAAAGTTGCAAACAATATTTGACTATAAAGTACAAATTTTAATCAGTtgtattttttgttatatataacactcataaaaatgctttaaataatATTCGGACTTCTCTTGTTTCTAAGCTTATGATAGTATtgctgtttggtttggttttgttttcctaatGCTGAAATTGTGTTCTAAGTATATTACATAGTTTCCTCTTCCTGCTTTAGTTACAGCATGAATTGTCAGAAGATCTGATTTTGAGCATCTTGGGATCAAtagtcattttttatttgtttttagccCTTTATTACCCAATATAACTCTTGATATATTGTTGGTTTTCCgtaatttttgttgatttttcccaCACAGAGAAAACCTCTAGTGCTAGAAGGAATTGATTTGGGAGCATGTACAAGCAAATGGACAGTGGATTACCTCAGCCAAGTCGGAGGGAGGAAAGAGGTGAAAATTCATGTTGCTGCAGTTGCCCAGATGGACTTCATTAGTAAAAACTTTGTATATAGGTATTTTCTTCTGAGGTTTACTCTGGGGATACACGTAACTTTTTTTAAACctgtaaaatatttttgcattgttATACAAAGACCATATGGCATTTTCTCTCTTGGCTTGTTTGATATAATTATAGAATAGcttactaatttttaaagaatggctTTTAAAAGACAAGAATTCTCAGCTTACATAATTATACAAAGACGTTTCcaaagactattttaaaaatagagtgtaTACCCAATACCCTCTGGAGTTATGGAAAGAGCAGAGAATTTCTGTAACTAGAGTTAGATTACATCTAAAGCTGGATGTGCAGTATTCATTTAGTGCTTCATTGATTAGTTGATCTTCCCACATCAGTAATTGTTATCTAGAGTTGTAAATTCTAAACTTTTCCTTCATAacctgttttaattttaaatgcccTATTTTTGGAAGATTTTCTACTTCCAGATTGTTTTTAGTTAAGTATAagctcctgttttttttttttctttctgccctctCCAGAAATATAAGACAGGTGGTTGCTATGTTTGGTATAATCTTTTGTCAACTTGGATAAATatgacttaattttcttttttgacaaaataatcttaaatatGTTAAATTTCCCTCATGGTTGTCGTTTTATGTTTTGGGATGTCTTAAAAGATAGTTGAAAGCTGTGGTATGTCTGAACTTGAAAGCTTTAAATGCTGTAATCTTATAGTTTTACTATGCTGTTTATTCCCATGAGTTTATTCCCTTGAGTTTtactaaaaatgttaaatttaaaaacgATTTTCAAATTCTGAGCACGTGTAGTTTCCAGTAAATCCAGTCTATTGAAAAACCATGTTCACAAAagactgattttttaaagaaaggtggCTCTCACTGTTCCTTCCAGAGTTTAGAGATGAGCTAAACAGAGCTTCCAGTGTCCAGGGTCATACTTTTCTCATTAGAGTTTTCCAAGTTCGTATAGTAGCTTGCCAAACCGTTTCTTGGTATTTGATTCTTTGAATATTTGCTGTTACAGTTTTGGTTTTTAATAGGCCATGAATTGAATTTAATTGCCATAAATTTTTCCAAGTGtaagaacttttcattttttattaaacaaGAAAGTGGAAGAAAGTGCTGGAATGATGAGTGTTTCTCAGCCTGCAGTTAATGATGTTTAttttccagggaagcccagtgctgTAACAAATGGGTATTGAAACTTCATCTTGAATTGCCTTAATGTTATGTCATGTCCTATAAACTTTTCAAAACATGTTTTTGAAGCACGTATATTATGTAATAGTTCCTATTCCAGCTCCTCTAAGCCTTTCACTAGAGCTGCTAAAGAGTTGCAAGGTTATTTGCTTagagacagaaggaaaacagATGTAGTCATTTTTGCAGTTATTGGGGAACAGGAAAGAAGGGAGGCATCTAGGCCACAGAGAGAGGCTGGAAAGTAAGAGAACCTACACACGTATCTCATTATTAACACTTTAGATTAAggtttcatttctgctttttaaacacTTGAAGATAAATATATTCCCAAGTCTTGGCTTTTACTTCTTTCCTCATGGTAGCTCTTACTGTTCTTCCAGAATccatatacataaaaatgaagaGTCTTGAAAGGATACTGTTGGTATTCTCTCcataggttttttttccccaagtctgAGTCTTACATGAGCTTTGCTTTGCTGCTTCTGCCCATCACATCCACATCGTCTAACTCCTGCCATCCTGCTCTTATTGTTTGTTACACTTTCCTCATTCCTGATCTTGGAAAGAAACCTTTCCAAAATGGGGAACAGAAcagtaaggattttttttttctttttctgaatgttgttaaCTGCTTGCTGCTATGTTGCCATTATTGTTAACCCCACCATCTATCTTTTATCGAACATTTCTTATATATCAGGTACTGTGCATCCTAGATTATATTACTCATTTAAATGTCTATGAGGTAGATTTTTTAACCGATaattatacagatgagaaaatggaagcttaaaaatgttaaaaaatttacTCAAGATTGTAAATATAGCTTGAAATGATGGAACCAAGACTTATTCCCACATTTGCCTGACTCCACAGAGTCCTAACAGTTCTAATCCCTCTTGGATACTACCTCACTTGCTGGTCTACGTCAGTCCAGACAAGTGGAGCATCGTATAGCAGGTGCTCTTCTTACTGAAACGTGTGTAGGATAGACCTGAAGGCCAAGGAACTTCCCAGTTGATATGCCTGTTTCCCCCCTCTCTCAGCTTTGCTTCTGTAGAAGCTTGGATGGTACTACTAAAGGAGAAGGTTGCTGAGGCCACCCAAGTTCTGCTTTGGACTGAACTACTCTACCTGGCCTGTTCTTGTAAAAGTCTTAGGTTCTCTTTAAGACCTTAGCAACTGCACCAATTACAGAGGTAGCTCTGGCCTGCAGAGGCTTCTGTATTATTTCCAAACTCTTCAAAAGGTGCTTTGGTAGAAATGAAGGGTGTACAGTGAGATCAGAGATGGAAAACATTGAACAAATAAATTTGTTGATATTATTAGCCAGAAACTATAGTAGTAGATTGGTCTGAGTGACAgccctctttcttctctcctgcAGTGTCCACTGTACATAATTATCAGTAGTGTCCTCAAATTCAGATTGACACCTGCTAGTCCAGAATCTGGCATCAGATTCGCTTCGCTTTGCAAAGGGGTACAAGGCAGGAAACAGCATCCTAGCAGGATAGTATCAGTAGAGTCCTTATACCAATCCAAAAGCCATTTTTGGCTCACTAAGTGATAACTTCCTTGTAAGGGAACAAGACTAGAGGTAGATACAGAGATACCCTAGTTTAGTTAAGCTACATAGTCCACAGAAACCTGTAGCATAAGATgactatgatcttagtttctcaGTTTCTCCAAGGGACATGCTCAGTTACTGAGTTATACTGCACACAGGGAAGCCACATCCTCTGCTTCCCAACAATTTAAGAGTTCAGTCACCATCCTTCTAGTCGAGacataataaataattgtttttttgcTGAGatttgcttcccttgtggctcagctggtaaagaatctgcctgcaatgcgggagacatgggttcagtccctgaacccggttgggaaga
Proteins encoded in this window:
- the MAIP1 gene encoding m-AAA protease-interacting protein 1, mitochondrial isoform X1; translation: MALAVRLLPRLLLSRPLPGWAARLRTLSSAEVKRPLSGLCYLCRRRLGSGAAPFPRVSWASAALALSARGPQRPLLSPLEVASTLPTFPSCPRRTYSTEEQPQQRQKTKMIILGFSNPINWVRTRIYSFLIWAYFDQEFSITEFSEGAKQAFAHVSKLLSQCKFDLLEELVAKETLRVLKEKVTSLPDNHKNALAADIDEIVYTSTGDISIYYDEKGRKFVNILMCFWYLTSANIPSEAISGARVFQVKLGDQNVETKQLLSASYEFQREFTQGVKPDWTIARIEHPKLLE
- the MAIP1 gene encoding m-AAA protease-interacting protein 1, mitochondrial isoform X2, giving the protein MALAVRLLPRLLLSRPLPGWAARLRTLSSAEVKRPLSGLCYLCRRRLGSGAAPFPRVSWASAALALSARGPQRPLLSPLEVASTLPTFPSCPRRTYSTEEQPQQRQKTKMIILGFSNPINWVRTRIYSFLIWAYFDQEFSITEFSEGAKQAFAHVSKLLSQCKFDLLEELVAKETLRVLKEKVTSLPDNHKNALAADIDEIVYTSTGDISIYYDEKGRKFVNILMCFWYLTSANIPSEAISGARVFQVKLGDQNVETKQLLSASYEYSGGSSDTELKGSCP